A single region of the Psychrobacter alimentarius genome encodes:
- a CDS encoding primosomal protein N' produces MLVQVALPVPLYRVFDYSLPAEMSALPNASIPKIGTRVEVSFGRQTLIGIVIAHIPEADSSVPLNKIKPINKCLDADPILDDSMLKLAYWLARYYHYPLGDVLAVILPSLVRQGKPLDLLITHWRILPHVTDDDFRANAKKQKQQFDMLKLHGERGASEDILLLEGMQREFLKTLEDKGLIERYIESKQAPSPVKLAKMPLDLNAEQQRAVDAIIAAHEAKRYTGILLNGITGSGKTEVYLQAMQAVLEAGKQVLILVPEIGLTPQTRARFASRFAAHIVLLHSGMNNTHRLQGWQDCRTGHAQIIIGTRSALLYSFADLGLIVVDEAHDGSYKQQDTLRYHAADVALYRGFQHNIPVVLGTATPSLEHLKLVDEGKLVEYQLLTRPGNANPATMQLIDARLQSTHQQTTDDGARYDTGLTDALIGAIRQTLEAGDQVLIFLNRRGYAPVLLCKACGWQADCPRCDAHLTVHYNNQAQHSHSYLKCHHCDWQAYIPAACPDCGSQNLDAKGMGTTRLSENLHAIFANPQTSKDLYPIIQIDRDTTRLKNSWENIYQRINEGKPAILVGTQMVAKGHHFPNVTLVCLPNADRGFLSADFRSPEHTAQLMVQVAGRAGRGDKAGRVLIQTLQPDNELLLKLVKDGYLSFARELLQERKIMGLPPYSYAALIRCEGKTMAATTQALKDAIELLPTAHNLAVLGPIDAPMSKKNSRYHAQVLLLAKDRQQLHRILNQWWQPAIALPSAKYLKLTLDIDPIGW; encoded by the coding sequence TATCGGGTATTTGACTATAGTCTACCAGCAGAGATGAGCGCGTTGCCAAATGCATCGATACCGAAAATTGGCACTCGTGTCGAAGTGTCATTTGGTCGCCAAACCTTAATCGGTATTGTCATTGCCCATATTCCTGAGGCAGACAGTAGCGTTCCTTTGAATAAGATAAAACCTATTAATAAGTGCTTGGATGCTGACCCCATCTTAGACGATAGTATGCTAAAGCTGGCCTATTGGCTGGCGCGCTATTACCATTATCCATTAGGGGATGTCTTAGCCGTCATTTTGCCAAGCTTGGTTCGCCAAGGTAAACCTTTAGATCTTCTGATCACGCATTGGCGAATTTTGCCTCATGTGACGGATGATGATTTCCGTGCCAATGCCAAAAAGCAAAAACAGCAATTTGATATGCTAAAGCTGCATGGCGAACGCGGCGCCAGTGAGGACATTCTGTTACTAGAAGGAATGCAAAGAGAGTTCTTGAAGACACTCGAAGACAAAGGACTCATCGAACGTTATATTGAGTCAAAACAAGCCCCTTCTCCTGTCAAATTAGCAAAAATGCCGTTGGATCTGAATGCGGAGCAACAGCGTGCCGTTGATGCCATTATTGCAGCCCATGAAGCCAAGCGCTACACAGGTATTTTGTTAAATGGCATTACAGGTAGTGGTAAGACGGAAGTCTATTTGCAAGCGATGCAAGCGGTATTAGAAGCAGGAAAGCAGGTTTTGATTCTTGTGCCAGAGATCGGTTTGACACCGCAGACACGTGCGCGCTTTGCCAGTCGATTTGCAGCGCACATCGTCTTACTACATTCAGGAATGAACAACACCCACCGCTTACAAGGATGGCAAGACTGCCGTACTGGTCATGCACAAATCATCATTGGTACACGCTCAGCTCTTTTATATTCTTTTGCAGATCTGGGACTTATTGTCGTGGATGAAGCACATGATGGCTCATATAAGCAGCAAGACACGTTGCGTTATCATGCCGCTGACGTTGCCCTATATCGTGGCTTTCAGCACAACATACCTGTCGTACTTGGTACAGCCACGCCTTCTCTTGAGCATCTAAAATTGGTCGATGAAGGTAAACTAGTAGAGTATCAACTGCTGACTCGGCCTGGTAATGCTAACCCTGCGACGATGCAGCTCATTGATGCTCGGCTACAAAGTACTCATCAGCAAACCACTGACGATGGCGCACGTTATGACACTGGTCTGACCGATGCACTCATTGGTGCAATACGTCAAACGCTAGAGGCAGGCGATCAAGTATTGATCTTTTTAAACCGTCGTGGCTATGCGCCTGTTTTGCTCTGCAAAGCCTGCGGCTGGCAGGCAGACTGTCCTCGTTGCGATGCTCATTTAACGGTTCATTATAATAATCAAGCTCAGCACAGCCATTCTTATTTAAAATGTCATCACTGCGATTGGCAAGCTTACATCCCTGCTGCCTGTCCTGATTGCGGCAGTCAAAACTTAGATGCTAAAGGCATGGGGACCACCAGACTGAGCGAAAACCTACATGCCATCTTTGCCAACCCACAAACCAGTAAAGATCTCTACCCTATTATTCAGATTGATCGTGACACCACACGGTTGAAGAACAGCTGGGAAAATATTTATCAACGTATCAATGAAGGCAAGCCTGCTATCTTAGTCGGTACACAAATGGTTGCCAAAGGTCATCATTTCCCCAATGTCACCCTTGTTTGTTTGCCCAATGCCGATCGCGGGTTTTTATCAGCAGATTTTCGCTCGCCTGAGCATACTGCCCAATTGATGGTTCAGGTGGCTGGACGCGCTGGACGTGGTGACAAAGCAGGACGCGTACTGATTCAAACCTTGCAACCTGACAATGAGCTATTATTAAAACTAGTCAAGGACGGTTATCTGTCGTTTGCCCGTGAATTGCTACAAGAACGCAAAATAATGGGTTTGCCTCCTTATAGCTATGCCGCGCTCATACGCTGTGAAGGCAAAACAATGGCAGCTACCACGCAGGCCCTAAAAGATGCCATTGAGCTGTTACCAACTGCTCATAATCTGGCTGTGCTTGGCCCTATCGATGCACCAATGAGTAAAAAAAACAGCCGCTACCATGCGCAAGTACTACTATTAGCTAAGGATCGACAACAATTACACCGCATCTTAAACCAGTGGTGGCAACCTGCAATCGCGCTTCCAAGCGCCAAATACCTCAAACTTACTTTAGATATTGACCCTATAGGCTGGTGA
- a CDS encoding cation diffusion facilitator family transporter — MTPEKSDSTSNNPHQSDAHTHQPHSDDTHDGYDTHDSHEHEPHSTRSVAARDTKGYQRTLLFSFIIITSYMFIEAIGGWLTGSLALLSDAGHMLSDSIALGVTLMAFKIGEKSATHQKTFGYKRFEILVATVNGATLIVIALMIFYEAIKRFSSPPEIATQGMLIVAIVGMLINILVAWLMHRSQHNNSDHTHSHGKEDTQPSSKKQPVNLNMHSAYLHVLSDLMGSVAAIIAALLMMGFGWVWADAVASVIVAVLILVSGYRVVRNSVHILMEGTPSHISLVEIEQELQEHPQVKEVHDLHVWSITSGLNALSCHVTVDGDMSIHDSSILIANLEQRLLTLDIHHATIQVESSSHPQTQAHSSALVCDISERTEIMDSHMGHHH; from the coding sequence ATGACGCCAGAAAAGTCAGACTCTACATCTAACAATCCTCATCAAAGTGATGCTCATACACATCAGCCGCACTCTGATGATACGCATGATGGATATGATACACATGACAGTCATGAGCATGAGCCACACTCTACACGGTCTGTCGCAGCACGAGATACGAAAGGCTATCAGCGAACGTTACTTTTTAGCTTTATTATTATTACCAGTTATATGTTCATCGAAGCGATTGGTGGCTGGCTTACAGGAAGCTTAGCGTTATTGTCTGATGCAGGTCACATGCTGAGTGATTCCATAGCACTTGGTGTCACCTTGATGGCTTTTAAAATTGGCGAAAAATCTGCCACGCACCAAAAAACCTTTGGTTATAAGCGCTTTGAGATTTTAGTTGCGACGGTAAATGGGGCAACATTGATTGTCATTGCTTTAATGATTTTCTATGAAGCCATCAAACGCTTTAGCTCACCTCCTGAAATTGCGACTCAAGGTATGCTGATTGTGGCGATAGTCGGCATGTTGATCAATATCTTGGTGGCGTGGCTCATGCATCGAAGCCAACACAATAACAGCGATCATACACACAGTCATGGTAAAGAAGACACTCAACCATCAAGTAAAAAACAACCTGTCAATCTCAATATGCATAGTGCTTATTTGCATGTATTGAGTGATTTGATGGGTTCAGTTGCTGCCATCATTGCTGCTCTATTGATGATGGGATTTGGGTGGGTCTGGGCAGATGCAGTCGCCTCAGTGATCGTCGCCGTCCTGATATTAGTCAGTGGTTATCGTGTTGTACGCAACTCCGTTCATATTCTCATGGAAGGTACGCCGTCTCATATATCTTTAGTCGAGATTGAGCAAGAACTACAAGAACACCCGCAAGTAAAAGAAGTCCATGATCTGCATGTTTGGAGTATTACTAGCGGTTTAAACGCTTTATCCTGTCATGTGACTGTCGATGGAGACATGAGTATTCATGACTCAAGTATCTTGATTGCCAATCTTGAGCAAAGACTGCTTACCCTTGATATTCATCATGCCACCATTCAGGTTGAAAGCTCGTCACATCCGCAAACTCAAGCGCATAGCAGTGCGCTGGTTTGTGATATATCAGAACGTACAGAAATTATGGATAGCCATATGGGTCATCATCATTAA
- a CDS encoding monovalent cation:proton antiporter-2 (CPA2) family protein — protein sequence MFAAAAGSPNLMLQATIFLGAALLFVPLGKRFGIATVLGYLITGLILGPSALDVAGDAESLLHFSEFGVVMLLFIIGLELQPSRLWALRRSIFVLGGLQVGLTGTLLMGLLHQFFGLQLDTAFIVGFGLALSSTAFVLQILTEKQQLSSTHGREAFTILLFQDIAVIPLLAVIPFLSGVREQSYDLIYFGKVFAVFAGLIFASRYIIRPFFKFVASSGASELLTAVALFIVMGVSILMGQIGLSMALGAFLTGVLLADSEYRHELEASIEPFKGLLLGLFFMSVGMLTDVKLILSEPLFIIGCAVGLMVIKFGVIAAIAKVLGNRWPTSIRLGVTLAQGGEFAFVLFSVATAQNVLRPELANTLNLIVTISMALTPLAFLLLEKIGEPLFAKSKPSREYDAIPDHEHQVIIAGFGRVGQIIGRVLRMHNIEFTAIERSANRVDFVRKFGNQVYYGDPKNPEILRAAGIKKARLFILAIDDLERSITTAQYLRKNYPKIIVLARARDRQHYYRLREVGVRHIWRETYLSSLDMSRESLQLLGISPEKARETVKTFRDYDDDLIERQQAIYDDEASMIESAQSAIAELESLFDEDIDKARKMDLSEFYDALKSQATPTDSGNDIATDSKN from the coding sequence ATGTTCGCTGCCGCCGCCGGCTCACCAAATTTAATGTTACAAGCTACGATTTTCTTGGGCGCAGCGCTGCTCTTTGTACCTCTTGGCAAACGCTTCGGTATTGCAACTGTATTAGGCTATCTCATCACAGGGTTGATACTGGGACCAAGTGCTTTAGATGTAGCGGGCGATGCTGAGAGCCTATTGCATTTTTCTGAGTTTGGCGTGGTCATGCTATTGTTCATCATTGGTCTTGAACTTCAGCCATCACGGCTTTGGGCATTGAGGCGCTCTATATTTGTGTTGGGTGGTCTACAGGTCGGTCTTACCGGCACATTACTAATGGGGCTTTTACATCAGTTTTTTGGCTTACAACTGGACACCGCTTTTATCGTCGGTTTTGGCCTCGCCCTTTCTTCTACCGCTTTTGTACTTCAGATATTGACCGAAAAACAGCAGCTCTCAAGCACGCATGGCCGTGAAGCATTTACAATTTTATTATTCCAAGATATCGCTGTCATTCCACTACTGGCTGTCATTCCGTTTTTATCAGGCGTACGTGAACAAAGCTATGATTTGATTTATTTTGGTAAGGTTTTTGCCGTTTTTGCCGGTCTCATCTTTGCTAGTCGTTATATTATTCGACCGTTTTTTAAGTTTGTCGCATCAAGCGGTGCATCAGAATTACTCACAGCTGTCGCATTATTTATCGTGATGGGTGTGTCTATTTTGATGGGGCAAATTGGTCTATCGATGGCATTGGGCGCATTTTTGACAGGGGTGTTGCTGGCGGATTCAGAGTATCGTCATGAGCTAGAAGCCAGTATCGAACCTTTCAAAGGACTGTTGTTAGGCTTGTTTTTTATGTCGGTTGGTATGTTAACCGACGTCAAGCTCATTTTGTCAGAGCCCCTCTTTATTATTGGCTGTGCTGTAGGACTTATGGTCATCAAGTTTGGTGTCATTGCCGCAATTGCTAAGGTTTTGGGCAATCGGTGGCCGACTAGTATCAGACTGGGTGTGACTTTGGCTCAAGGTGGTGAATTTGCCTTTGTCTTATTCAGTGTTGCAACTGCTCAAAATGTTTTGCGACCAGAGCTTGCCAATACGCTCAATCTCATCGTCACCATTTCTATGGCGCTAACGCCCTTGGCATTTTTATTGTTAGAAAAAATCGGTGAGCCTTTATTTGCTAAGAGTAAACCTAGCCGGGAGTATGATGCTATTCCAGACCATGAACATCAGGTCATCATTGCTGGTTTTGGACGAGTCGGTCAGATTATTGGTCGTGTACTACGTATGCATAACATCGAGTTTACCGCGATTGAACGCTCGGCAAATCGCGTAGATTTTGTCCGTAAATTCGGTAATCAGGTTTATTACGGTGACCCAAAAAATCCAGAAATATTGCGCGCAGCTGGTATCAAAAAAGCCCGCCTCTTTATTCTCGCTATTGATGATCTAGAGCGTTCTATCACAACGGCTCAATACCTACGCAAAAACTATCCCAAAATTATCGTATTAGCACGCGCTCGTGACCGTCAGCATTATTACCGTTTACGCGAGGTTGGCGTACGTCACATTTGGCGTGAGACCTATTTATCATCTTTAGACATGTCGCGAGAGTCACTACAGCTGCTTGGCATCTCACCAGAAAAAGCGCGAGAAACCGTAAAAACCTTCCGTGATTATGACGATGATTTGATTGAGCGCCAGCAAGCCATCTATGATGATGAGGCCAGTATGATAGAATCAGCACAATCAGCAATTGCAGAGCTTGAGAGTTTGTTTGATGAAGACATTGATAAAGCTCGTAAGATGGATTTAAGCGAGTTTTATGATGCATTAAAGAGTCAAGCGACACCTACTGATAGCGGCAATGACATCGCTACCGATTCTAAAAATTAA
- a CDS encoding DUF2628 domain-containing protein, with translation MLFIETDSPPPFYQEQLTPKKRQQLDQWFIGHRSQHYYLKRFEQFDRQGYLSPQWHWAAFFVTFPWLLYRKRYMDAIVYSVAGWSFIQLNIAIVLVMFEFVAMPYVPDIYQMAVRIGIAALIWVFWSFMVARWTDAYYYRMARREIADALNDHPRDEAMQQAHLRREGGVSLFGLGLGFGLFAFALIVIKVQFLPLVAKPKANEVLFDAYDTVKTAQNRVALIYQQTGQCPVDLPLTMGSQQIRIDIDTKAAGVAKTDCAVIATIQNVTFPIRYLNDQTLVFYHLSDSDDWRCMSSLSKKQAPESCSAD, from the coding sequence ATGCTATTTATTGAGACGGACTCGCCGCCCCCTTTTTATCAAGAACAATTGACGCCTAAAAAACGTCAGCAATTGGATCAATGGTTTATTGGCCATCGTAGCCAGCACTATTATCTCAAACGCTTTGAGCAATTTGATCGGCAAGGGTATCTATCGCCACAATGGCATTGGGCAGCATTTTTTGTGACTTTTCCTTGGCTGCTCTATCGTAAGCGTTATATGGATGCCATCGTATATAGCGTAGCAGGGTGGTCATTTATTCAGCTTAATATTGCCATTGTGTTGGTCATGTTCGAGTTTGTGGCCATGCCTTATGTTCCTGACATTTATCAGATGGCAGTACGTATAGGGATTGCTGCACTCATTTGGGTGTTTTGGTCGTTTATGGTGGCACGTTGGACGGATGCTTATTATTATCGAATGGCGCGACGTGAAATTGCTGATGCGCTCAATGACCATCCACGAGATGAAGCCATGCAGCAAGCACATTTGCGACGAGAAGGCGGGGTCAGTTTATTTGGTTTGGGATTGGGCTTTGGGCTTTTCGCCTTTGCTTTAATAGTGATTAAGGTGCAGTTTTTGCCTCTAGTTGCTAAGCCAAAAGCAAATGAAGTATTGTTCGACGCTTATGATACAGTCAAAACTGCACAAAATCGGGTGGCATTAATTTATCAGCAAACAGGTCAATGTCCGGTTGATTTGCCTTTGACAATGGGTAGTCAGCAAATACGTATTGATATAGACACCAAAGCTGCAGGTGTTGCCAAAACAGATTGCGCCGTTATTGCAACCATCCAAAACGTGACATTTCCAATACGTTACCTAAATGATCAAACGCTGGTCTTTTATCACCTATCCGATAGTGATGATTGGCGCTGCATGAGTTCACTGAGTAAAAAACAAGCTCCTGAAAGTTGCAGCGCTGATTAG
- the trmB gene encoding tRNA (guanosine(46)-N7)-methyltransferase TrmB: protein MSPHSDINDNAISNPADEQNLNSTNEPTNIDTSADIDAEPTSDKHLRIVNTFMKRRTHMNKNAELALTAPEFAEYLVNNSFGDGNLEGIDDLRSLFADSPNGSDAPLTLEIGFGLGDSFIEMAAAEPTRNFVGVEVHEPGIGKCAYMAGTQGLTNVKIINGDAIQLLKQLPENHIDRIQLYFPDPWQKKRHYKRRFVSPERMSIVTRSLKQGGWFHTATDWEHYAFWMVEVLDGFEGLTNQAGTGNFTERPDFRPMTKFERRGLDRGHGVWDLIYIKD from the coding sequence ATGAGTCCACATTCTGATATCAATGATAACGCCATTAGCAACCCAGCTGATGAGCAAAACCTTAATAGCACTAACGAACCTACCAATATTGATACCAGTGCCGATATTGACGCAGAACCTACTTCCGATAAGCACCTGCGTATTGTCAACACATTCATGAAGCGACGCACGCACATGAATAAAAACGCTGAGTTGGCACTAACTGCTCCAGAGTTTGCAGAGTATTTGGTCAACAATAGCTTTGGTGATGGTAACTTAGAGGGTATCGATGATTTACGCTCATTATTTGCTGATAGCCCGAATGGCAGCGACGCTCCGCTTACCTTAGAGATTGGTTTTGGTTTAGGTGATTCATTCATTGAAATGGCAGCAGCTGAACCTACGCGCAATTTTGTTGGCGTCGAAGTGCATGAGCCAGGTATTGGTAAATGCGCCTATATGGCTGGTACTCAAGGCTTAACCAATGTCAAAATCATCAACGGTGACGCCATCCAATTACTAAAGCAATTACCAGAAAACCATATCGATCGTATTCAGCTTTATTTTCCTGATCCATGGCAAAAAAAGCGTCATTATAAGCGTCGTTTCGTCAGCCCAGAACGTATGTCTATCGTGACGCGTAGTTTAAAGCAAGGCGGATGGTTTCATACTGCCACCGATTGGGAGCACTATGCTTTTTGGATGGTTGAAGTTTTGGATGGTTTTGAAGGTTTGACCAATCAAGCTGGTACAGGCAATTTCACCGAGCGCCCTGACTTTCGTCCAATGACAAAATTTGAGCGTCGTGGTCTAGATCGTGGACATGGCGTATGGGATTTGATCTATATCAAAGACTGA
- the recA gene encoding recombinase RecA has protein sequence MDDNKAKALKAALGQIEKQFGKNTIMHLGDDSAILDADVVSTGSLGLDIALGIGGLPKGRIVEIYGPESSGKTTMTLQAIAECQKQGGTCAFIDAEHALDPVYARKLGVNTDELLLSQPDNGEQALEITDMLVRSGAIDMIVIDSVAALTPRAEIEGEMGDSHMGLQARLMSQALRKITGNAKRSNCMVVFINQIRMKIGVMFGSPETTTGGNALKFYASVRMDIRRIGAVKNGDEIIGNQTRVKVIKNKMAPPFRQAEFEITYGEGTNHLAEVIDLGVEIGAVGKAGSWYSYGDEKIGQGKANSVLFLKENPAIAKEIEDKIRDEKLGTKKDSKAADAVETNEELASEPVQ, from the coding sequence ATGGACGACAATAAAGCCAAAGCCCTTAAAGCGGCATTAGGTCAAATTGAGAAACAGTTCGGTAAAAACACCATTATGCACCTTGGTGATGACTCAGCCATCCTTGATGCTGATGTGGTCTCCACAGGCTCTCTTGGCTTGGATATTGCTCTTGGTATCGGTGGACTACCAAAAGGCCGTATCGTTGAGATTTATGGACCTGAAAGCTCTGGTAAAACCACCATGACATTGCAGGCTATTGCAGAGTGCCAAAAGCAAGGTGGTACTTGTGCCTTTATTGATGCTGAACATGCACTTGATCCTGTTTATGCGCGCAAGCTAGGCGTGAATACGGATGAGTTACTACTTTCACAGCCTGATAATGGTGAGCAAGCACTTGAGATTACCGATATGTTGGTTCGCTCAGGTGCTATCGACATGATTGTCATTGACTCCGTTGCGGCTTTGACGCCGCGTGCAGAGATTGAAGGCGAGATGGGTGATTCTCATATGGGTCTACAAGCGCGTCTCATGAGTCAAGCCCTACGCAAAATTACAGGTAATGCTAAACGCTCTAATTGCATGGTCGTGTTTATCAACCAGATTCGTATGAAAATTGGTGTTATGTTCGGTAGCCCTGAGACTACAACGGGTGGTAATGCCCTCAAGTTCTACGCGTCAGTACGCATGGATATACGCCGAATCGGTGCAGTTAAAAATGGTGATGAAATCATTGGTAACCAAACGCGCGTTAAAGTCATCAAAAACAAAATGGCACCACCATTTCGCCAAGCTGAGTTCGAAATTACCTATGGCGAAGGTACCAACCACTTAGCCGAAGTTATTGACTTAGGTGTTGAGATTGGTGCAGTTGGTAAAGCTGGCTCATGGTACAGCTATGGCGATGAAAAAATCGGCCAAGGTAAAGCCAACTCTGTGCTGTTTTTGAAAGAAAACCCTGCCATTGCCAAAGAAATCGAAGATAAAATCCGTGACGAAAAGCTTGGCACCAAAAAAGACAGTAAGGCCGCTGATGCTGTTGAAACCAATGAAGAATTGGCTTCTGAGCCTGTACAATAG
- a CDS encoding regulatory protein RecX has protein sequence MKIKTLAEILAESDTDSASSVDATRKRPSKRFDEDTHKKVSAVGRRPTHTDKRNKDNSLTSKSTVEIESVDALSHHVKKTSNSKKRKKRFHPAAKFIAEPSDIPAYKPPEAQSIKEMLAEVKHNVHDTDNETASLLDTSEESHIADDSYATASKTTCDDETSHQTDNLPAALKAYLRTPEQRQADIDAIKAESRLRWLAFYYLSRREYGKAELKQKLIDKEQNPEKIDALLNEFEEKGYQSDYRTTLMLIRENIRKGRGRGRIKQEFYRKKITMPGNIDELIDMANSESEEFSEFVDDSADSLVDGIDWLKLAVIARTKKYGNDIPTEQKDKARQLRFLQYRGFNTDVCFEALNYTLDTLDERF, from the coding sequence ATGAAAATTAAAACACTGGCCGAAATACTCGCTGAGTCGGATACCGATTCAGCGAGTTCTGTCGATGCCACACGCAAAAGACCTTCTAAGCGCTTTGATGAAGATACACATAAAAAAGTAAGTGCTGTTGGTAGGCGGCCTACTCATACAGATAAGAGAAACAAAGACAATTCCTTGACTAGCAAGTCTACAGTCGAGATAGAATCTGTTGATGCCCTTTCTCATCATGTCAAAAAAACATCCAATTCTAAGAAACGTAAAAAACGCTTTCATCCAGCTGCCAAATTCATCGCGGAGCCTAGCGATATACCTGCTTATAAGCCACCTGAAGCACAAAGTATCAAAGAGATGCTCGCAGAGGTCAAGCACAACGTCCATGATACTGACAATGAAACCGCCTCCCTTCTCGATACTAGTGAAGAGTCGCATATAGCAGACGACTCATACGCTACTGCGTCAAAAACAACTTGTGACGATGAAACAAGCCATCAAACCGACAATTTACCAGCTGCCCTCAAGGCTTATTTGCGTACGCCGGAACAACGTCAGGCAGACATCGATGCTATTAAAGCGGAAAGTCGCTTACGTTGGCTTGCATTTTATTATTTGTCGCGCCGTGAATACGGCAAAGCTGAACTCAAGCAAAAGCTGATTGATAAGGAGCAAAACCCAGAAAAAATCGATGCGCTCCTCAATGAGTTTGAAGAAAAAGGCTACCAAAGTGATTATCGCACTACGCTAATGCTGATACGCGAGAACATTCGCAAAGGCCGAGGGCGTGGGCGTATCAAACAAGAGTTTTATCGCAAAAAAATCACTATGCCAGGCAACATTGATGAGCTGATCGATATGGCAAATAGCGAATCTGAGGAATTCAGTGAATTTGTCGATGATAGTGCAGATAGCTTGGTTGACGGTATTGATTGGCTCAAATTGGCGGTCATAGCACGTACTAAGAAGTACGGTAATGACATACCCACTGAGCAAAAAGACAAAGCACGCCAGCTACGGTTTTTACAATACAGAGGATTCAATACTGATGTCTGTTTTGAGGCGCTCAATTATACATTAGACACATTAGATGAACGGTTTTAG
- a CDS encoding anion permease has translation MPFKPIQAAIAILVGLIIWFVIPVPTGVTPEAWHMLALFIATIVAIIGKALPIGAIAIIAVTLVALTGVTSDSPKQAISDALSSYSSPLIWLIGIAIMISRGLIKTGLGRRIAYYFISIFGKKTIGVAYSLTAAELIVAPITPSNTARGGGIIHPIMKSIAQSFHSTPEDGTQNKIGRYLAMVNYHANPITSGMFITATAPNPLVVELVNKATGGDIQLSWTTWALAMFVPGMLCLVVMPLVIYIIYPPDVKVTPDAKDFAKDNLAEMGQISTQEKIMLGVFGLMLLLWANIPALILGEQYSVDATTTAFIGLVALILTGVLTWDDILKEKSAWDTIVWFGALIMMAAYLNKLGLISWFSGNIESLIGTTGVGWVGAVTILTLVYLYIHYFFASTTAHITALFAAFYAVGLTLGAPPMLYALILAAAGNIMMTLTHYATGTAPVIFNSGYVTLKEWWGIGAIMSVVNLVIWIGAGLIWWKVLGYY, from the coding sequence ATGCCATTCAAGCCCATCCAAGCCGCTATTGCTATCTTAGTTGGTCTGATCATTTGGTTTGTCATTCCAGTTCCGACTGGTGTTACACCAGAAGCATGGCATATGCTGGCACTATTTATTGCTACCATTGTGGCCATTATAGGCAAAGCATTACCCATTGGCGCAATTGCTATTATTGCTGTGACCCTAGTAGCACTGACAGGCGTAACGAGTGATAGTCCAAAACAAGCTATTAGCGATGCATTATCAAGCTATTCAAGTCCTTTAATTTGGCTAATTGGTATTGCCATCATGATATCGCGTGGCTTGATAAAAACTGGCTTGGGTCGGCGTATTGCTTATTATTTTATTTCTATTTTTGGTAAAAAAACCATCGGAGTGGCTTACTCTTTAACAGCCGCTGAACTGATAGTAGCGCCCATTACACCCTCTAATACAGCACGAGGCGGCGGTATTATTCATCCCATTATGAAATCCATCGCACAGAGCTTTCATTCAACTCCCGAGGACGGCACGCAAAACAAGATTGGTCGCTACTTGGCTATGGTTAATTATCACGCCAATCCTATTACTTCTGGTATGTTTATTACCGCTACTGCCCCTAACCCATTAGTTGTAGAACTAGTCAATAAAGCAACAGGTGGTGATATTCAGCTATCTTGGACAACATGGGCGCTCGCGATGTTTGTGCCTGGGATGCTCTGTTTGGTGGTGATGCCACTGGTTATCTATATTATCTATCCGCCCGATGTCAAAGTGACGCCTGATGCGAAAGACTTTGCAAAGGATAATTTAGCCGAAATGGGCCAAATAAGTACTCAAGAGAAAATCATGCTCGGGGTATTTGGTTTGATGCTGCTATTGTGGGCGAATATACCTGCGCTTATTTTGGGTGAGCAATATAGCGTCGATGCCACTACTACTGCTTTTATTGGATTAGTAGCATTAATCCTGACTGGTGTCCTGACTTGGGATGATATTCTAAAAGAAAAATCTGCATGGGATACCATCGTTTGGTTTGGCGCACTTATTATGATGGCGGCTTATCTTAATAAGCTTGGCTTGATAAGCTGGTTTTCAGGCAATATTGAGTCTCTAATTGGTACCACTGGAGTAGGTTGGGTAGGGGCAGTGACTATTTTGACCTTAGTTTACTTATATATTCATTACTTTTTTGCTAGTACCACGGCCCACATTACAGCGCTATTTGCCGCATTCTATGCAGTAGGACTGACATTAGGGGCGCCGCCGATGTTATATGCTCTAATATTAGCCGCAGCGGGTAATATTATGATGACACTTACTCATTATGCAACTGGTACCGCACCTGTTATTTTTAACTCTGGTTATGTGACATTAAAAGAATGGTGGGGTATTGGGGCAATTATGAGCGTGGTTAACTTAGTTATTTGGATAGGTGCTGGTCTCATTTGGTGGAAAGTACTCGGCTATTACTAA